A stretch of DNA from Gymnodinialimonas sp. 57CJ19:
CGCGCGCCATTGAAACGGGCGCTTTCGTGATTGCCGCGGCGCAATCGGGCACCCACGCGGACGGGCGCGAAACCTATGGCCATTCCTTGGCCGTGGACCCTTGGGGCCGCGTCTTGGCGGACATGGGGGAGGGGGCGCCGAAGATGGCGCTGGTGGATTTGGACCTGTCGCTGGTCGAGAAAGCGCGCGCGCAAATCCCAGCGCTGCAAACGGGCCGGGACGTGCCCTTGCGCCGCGTTTAAAGGGTCAGAAGCTGCGCCTCGTGGGCCTTCAGGCTCAACCGGGCCGAGACATAGTTTTCGCGGCCCTTTTCCGTCCCCAACTCTGGGAACACATGCAGAAGGTCGCCGAAAATCTCGCGGGCTTCCTGGTTCTGCACCATGTCGCCGGGTTGGAAGCTTTCGGTCCAGGCGTCATCCACGCAGATCACCTCATGGGCGTCGCACATGACGTGGATGTAGGTCACCCGTTCACAGGTTGTGACAACCTCAACGCCCGGAAGGTGCAGCAGATGTTTGGCGCGGACCAAAACCTGATCGTGCCCGAACAGCAACTCGGCCTGAACACCTTCGATCAGCATCCGATGTTGGGGAGAGACCTCCATATCCCGGTTCGGCACGCCCGCACCCAAGGCGCCTTTGCGGATGCGGACAGGGCGCAGATGCGGGGCCTTGGCCAGATCCACTTGGGTCAGGGTTTTGGTGCCAATCCAGCGGATCGCTTGCAGGCCGTTGTCGCGCGTCTGGATCAGGTCGCCGACGCGAAGCTGTTCGACCTTGAAAGTGCCCCGCTCAGTCGCGACACGGCTGCCCGGGGTGAAACAGGGGATGATCGTTTCGATGTTGGAGAACGTCAGCGTTGTGCCATCGCTGAACAGGACCGAGCCGTTTTCCGGGTTCCCGCTATCGTAGGTGATGACCGCGCCTTCGTCGCCCAGATAGAGCGTATCGTTGTCGTCGCCGCCTTCGCCACCGTCGATCACATCGCCCGAGCCGCCGAAGATCCAGTCGGCGTCGTCTCCGCCCGATAGCGTGTCGGCGCCCTGTCCGCCTACCAGGCTGTCTTGTCCCGCGCCGCCGTCCAGCACGTCATCGCCTGCGCCACCATAAAGCGTGTCGTTTCCGGTGCCGCCCGACAGGCTGTCGTTGCCTTCTTCACCGTAGATGGAGTCGTTGCCAGCCCCACCTTCGATGGTGTCGTCGTTATTTGCGCCAATAAAGTCTGTGGGGTCGATTGACGTGTCGTTGGTGGATACTACCGCGAAGTTGTCCAGCGCATAGCTTTCGTCGGTGACCGCCTGATTCAGGGTCGAGCCAAAGCCAAGGTCCAGGGTCTCCGGCGCGTTTTCAACTTCAATCCGAACCCGGAAACTTTGATCCTGAGACCAGCTTTGGCCGGAGGTATAGCCGTTCTGCGCCGGCGCACCCAGCGAGGTCAGTGTTACCGTATACGTGACGCCATCAATGGTGACCGTGTTCGCGCCGCTGGTATAATCGGTGGCGTGCTGAAAGATATCCGAGAAGATCTCTTGCCCATTGGCGTAGATCTGGAATTCCTCGTTGTCCCAGCTGTCGACCCGGTGGAAATCGAACTCGATAACTGCATCGTTGTAGGCGGGATCGAAGTTGAGGGTCCGTTCCGCCTCGATATCCGTGGCAGAGGCCGTGCCTTCAATGCGTCCCAGGACGGAACCGAAGTAGGGGTCGGTGTTGTCGGTCGGCGTTGTGCCCCAGCCGCCATCGTTGCCGTTGTCGAAATCATCGGCATAGATCAACGTACCGTTGGTGGGCGTGCTGGTGCCGCCGTCGCCATAAAGCGCGTCATTGCCCGAGCCGCCAACAATGCTATCGGCGCCATCGTTACCGATCAGCGTCTGATCGGCGGTTGAAGCTCCGGCGTCGATTGTGTCGTCTTGAGCGGTGCCGTCGACCTGCTCGATATTGGTGAATTCAACACTGTCGGCCGAGCCGGTGTCGGAAACGGTGCCTTGCTCATCCCCATCAAAGAGCACGTCAATGCCGGTGCTCAAGGCGCTGAAATCGAGGGTGTCGAGGTCGTCCCCGGCCTCTCCGCCGTCCACGGTGTCGGTGCCAAAACCGTCGGAGAATTGGAAAACGTCCTGCCCGGCACCGCCGCTAAGGCTATCGTTGCCTGCGCCGCCGTCGATGGTGTCGTTCCCGAAATCGCCCGAAATCGTGTCGTCACCCAGACCGCCCATCAGGCTGTCGGCACCAGAGCTGTTGAAAATCTGGGTAGAGCCATCGGCGGGCGCTTCATAGACCTGAAGGATATCGCCGTTGGTCGGGTCCAGTAGCAACCAGTTTGTTTGCGTGGTCGAGGGGGCGGTAAAGCTATTGCCTGCGGGGATCGTGATGACAGAAACGACTGCGCCGGTATTATCGACCTGTGCCAATTCCACCGCATAGGGGCTGTCGTTCTGGAACGTGGCAGAGGTCGCCGTGCCCCCTGTACCGGAAGGGATATCGGCGGGGTTTATGGCCAGTTGATCGCCAAAGATAACGTCATCGCCCGCGCCGCCGTCAATGGTGTCGCCGCCTTGGTCCCCGTGCAGAACGTCATCGTCGTTCTCAGTCGCGGTGTAATGAACGTCGGTAAGATAGGCGACTTGGCCGCCGGTGCTGCCGTTCTCGTAGATAATCTCGAAGCTGGTAATTGGCCCGGCGATTTCCACCAGGACCGAGCCGGCTTGCTCGTTCGGGTTGTCGTTGCCGGCGCCGGTAACAGTCTGACCGGAAACTACATCGGCAGCGGATTCCGAGGTCAGCGTGACAGGCACAAGGTTGCCGTCCGCGTCATAGGCGTTGACCGTCAGGATATCTTCCCAAGAGCCCGCATCGACGTCGTTTATTCGGAAAGACACATCCGTCAGCGGCACGTCAGAGGCGAAGTCAACGGTCGCCACGTCAGGCCCACCGTTCCCAGCAAGAGCGAGGCCAGAGTTGGCGTCGAAGGGCTCTGCGCCTTCCACATATTGCGTGGTGCCGGTGGTGGTGGCTTGGGTCAGGGCGCCGTCATTGGTGACATTGACCGTGATATTGGCGATGCCGGTATCCTGCGTGACCCCCCCCGAGACATCGGTGCCGGTGCCTTCGGCAACCCAGCTGAAGTTCTCTGCGGCAGAGGGCAGCGGGCCGCTTGGGCCGCCTTGCACGCTATCGTCGCCCTCACCGGCATAGACGGTGTCATTCCCAAGACCCGCTTCAATGGCGTCCTGGTCGCCGGTGGTGCCAAGGGTGCCGTCGTTGTTGTCGACTTTCTCAAGGTTGGTGTCCGAGTAGGAACTGTCGATGACGTCATCGCCTTGGGTGCCTTGAACGATGCCGTCAGGACCACCGTTGACCACAAGAGTTTCGATGCCCGTGAAGGTCGCGGTGGAGCCGTCGTCGAAGTAGACCGTGCCATTTTCGGGGTTGAGGGTGTCGAAGACGACTTCGGCCACGTCATTAACGATCAGTTGGTCGTTGGTGTCTGTACCGCCCTCGCCACCGATAACGACGTCGCCGCCGCCGGCGGTAATTATATCGTTGCCGTTGCCGCCATCCAGCGTGTCAGCGCCTTCGCCGCCGATCAAAACGTCCGATCCGCCGCCGCCCACAAGGCTATCGTCGCCGTCACCGCCGATCAGGGTGTCGCGGCCGCCGCCACCATTCAGAGTGTCGTGACCCGTGCCGCCGTCCATGACATCGTGGCCACCGCCACCAACAAGGCTGTCTTGCCCCGCGCCGCCATCCAGCGTGTCATTGCCGCTTCCGCCCAAAAGCGTGTCGTTGCCGGTGTCACCCTCAAGCGAATCGTTATCCGCACCGCCATCCAGAAGGTCGTCGCCAAAGCCGCCGGTGATTGTGTCGTTGCCCGCATTCCCCGAAAGCACGTCATCATCGGTGGGAACGGCGTCGAATTGAATGTCGCCCACAAGACCCAATTGGGCGCTTGTGCCGAGATTAGAGTAGATGATTTCAATGCTGGCAACGGGCCCTGCAATTTCCACAAGGACCGAACCTTCGGGGTCGCTATAACCCGTCGCGCCGGGGCCTGCCGTTACGGTATTGCCGTCCACCGTGTCGCCGCCCGAAGCGGTCAGGACGACCGGGATCAGGTTGCCATTGGCATCATAGGCATTGATGGTGAACACATCCTGCCAGCCGGCTTGGTCGATGTCGTGCAGACGGAAGGAGACGTTTTCCACTTCATCTGCAAAGCCCGAACCGCCGACAGACGAGAAGTCCAGACCAACGGTCCAGACATCGGCACTGCCGTCGCCGCGGATGGCAAGGTTGGAGTTGGCGTTGAAGGATTCGCCGCTGCCCACGTAGGTTGGGTCCGTTTCGACCTGTGCCGTGGTGCCGCCGCCGTCGTTGGTGAAGCTTACGCCGACGTTGATACCACCGGTGTTCTGGGTGAAGCCGCCGGCAAGGTTTGTGCCGTCGCCGCCCTGGGCATTCCAATTCAGGTCAAGGGGTGTCGGGGCAAGGGAAGGAGCACCGCCGTCGATAATATCATCGCCGCCGCCGCCAGAAATGGTGTCGTTGCCGGCAAAGCCTGTGATCTCATCATCACCGCTTGTGCCGTTCAGATTGTTGTCTGAGCCGTTGCCGTTAATCGTCGCCATGTCGTCCTGCTCGCTGTGCCTCGCCTTTACGGCTGATTGCTTTGCTTGCGTGAGAGGTAGGCGTCGGAGGTGTCAAAAGTTGGGCGCGGCGCGCTGAAAATGTGGCGATGCCGGGGCAATACGTGCTGCCACGGCCTTACTTCGGGTCATCTAAGAGGTGGTTTTGAGGTCCTCCAGGATCATGTCAGACGCCTTTTCGCCAATCATGATTGCAGGCGCGTTGGTGTTGCCCGACACAATTTCCGGCATGATCGAGCAATCGGCGACCCGAAGCCCCGTGATCCCGTGCACCCGCAGCCTTGCATCTACCACGGCGTCTTCTCCTTGACCCATCTTGCAGGTCCCCGTCGGGTGATAGATCGAGGCGGTGTGGTCGCGTGCCCAATCCAGCGTTGCTTCGTAGTCATTGATGTCGAGGCTGGGGTTGGGACGGAATTCTTCGCTGATTTTAGAGGTGAGCGGCGCATGTCGCGCGATGGTACGCGCAATGTTGACGCCTGCCACCACGGTCTGACGGTCGGTCTGGGTCGAAAGATATCTGGGGATGATCTTCGGATAATCGCGTGGGTTCGCGCTCCTCAGGCGAATTTCGCCACGGCTTTCAGGGCGCAGTTGGCAAACGGACATGGTGAACGCGCTGAATTTGTCGGCCCCCTTGCCGGGGTTTTCGGCCGACAGGGGCTGTACGTGGAACTGGATATCTGGCGTTTCCAGATCGTCACGGGACCGCATGAAACCGGTGGCGAGGCTGGCTGCCATGGTCATCGGCCCGGACCGGAACATCAGGTATTTCAATCCGATCCGCGCCTGTCCCACAAGGCTCGACACCTCATCATTCAAGGTGGGTTCGTTGCATTTATAGACGAGCCGCGCTTGCAGGTGGTCTTGCAGGTTCTTGCCGACGCCATAAAGGTTTTGCGCGACATCAATCCCGTGCTCGGCCAGTTGCGCCGCCTCTCCGATGCCCGATGTCATCAACAGTTGCGGAGAGTTGATTGATCCGCCGCACAAGATCACCTCGCGACCGGCTTTGACCGTCACCGAATTGCCCGCCCGGTCTGTGTAGCTGACGCCCGTCGCACGGCTGCCGTCCAACGTGACGCGGTCCACCTGTGCGTGGGTGATGATCGTCAGATTCGTTCGCCCGCGCACCGGGTTCAGGTAGGCCACGGCGGCGCTGCATCGGCGGCCATTACGCGACGTCAATTGGAAGTAGCCCACCCCTTCCTGTGAAGCCCCGTTGTAGTCGGGGTTGAACGGATACCCGGCGGCCTGTGCCGCGGCGACCCATGCGTCTGTGATGGGCCGCTGAATACGCATGTTCGAGACAGAAAGCGGGCCTTGATCGCCGTGATATTCATCGGCGCCTCTTTCATTTCTTTCAGCGCGTTTGAACAGCGGCAACACATCGTCCCACGCCCAACCCGCGTTGCCCATTTGCCGCCAGCGATCATAATCCTGGGCCTGCCCGCGCACATAGAGCAACCCGTTCAGCGAAGATGACCCCCCTAAGACCTTGCCACGGGGCCATTCAATCGAGCGCCCGTTCAGGCCCGGATCAGGCTCGGTCTTGTAGCACCAATCGACGTTCGGGTTATGGATCGTCTTGAAGTAGCCGACCGGGATGTGGATCCACGGGTTCCAGTCGCGCCCCCCGGCTTCCAGCAAGATGACCGAGTTCTTCGAATCAGCGGACAACCTGTTGGCCAATACGCAACCTGCCGACCCCGCGCCAACAATCACGTAATCCGCTGATACTTCGGCCATTGTTGCTCCTCCCAGAGGTCGTGTCGTGGCACCGAAAAGTTTTTTCTTGCTCTTGAGACCATATGCGGACCAGTATTGAGACCGCAAGTATCAATATTTCGCATTATTGGGAGGTAAGCGACAATGAAGATGAACGCATCAAAGGCTCTGGCTCAGATATCACGCCGTGATCTGATGAAACTGACGGGCACCTACGGGGTGTCTTCGGTGGTGATGGGCGCGGCCACATTGACTGGCGCGGTGACGTTGCCTTCGTTGGCACGCGCCGTGGAATCCACCTACGATCGCCGCTACGGCACCGAAGCCCAGCACACGCTGACCTTGGGGGCGGCGGGCTTCAATCAACGCAACCTGCTGGTTGAGCGCGCGGGTGTTCTGGAGTTCGCCCGCGATCTGGAGGAGCGCACAGATGGTGCGATCCGCATCGAATTCATCGGTGACAACCAGATTTGTGGTCAGCTGAACTGTCTTGAGAAAGCGCAGTTGGGCGTGGTTGATTTCTATTCGGCCTCCACCCAGAACTCGGCCGGTTCCGCGCCTTATCTCAACGTGCTGGACTATGCTTATATGTTCCGGTCCCGTGCGGATCAGTATCACTTCCTCTACTCGCCTGAATCTCAGCGCCTTCTGCGTGACCCGCTGGAGCAGCGCCACGGCGTGAAGTTCCTGTTCAGCCATGCCGAATTGCGCGGATTGCAGATGGGCGCGTCCTTCGCCGAGCGCGATACGGTGACCACGCTGGAAGAGCTTTTTGGCACCCGTAACCGGGTGACGGGCACGCAGCTTGGTCGCATCGCGATGGATTTGATGAACCTCAACCCAACGCCGATTGCCTGGGAAGAAACCCTCGACGGTCTCCGTCAGGGTCTTGTCGACGGCGCCGAGACATGGGCCTCGGCCGTGGCCTACGCAAACATGTCGCCCGTGGTCAGCCAGTCGGTCGACCTGAAGTTCTTCTGCGGCACCGAGCATACGGGCATGAACGCAGAACTCTTCGACAGCATGGGCGGAGAGTTGCAGGATGCGATCATGGAATCCGCCTATCTGACACAGGTTCACGTGCAGGCCGCCAACGAGGCCGCCTTGGTCAACACGGTGGGTCACACCGATCCGCCAATGCCCGGCACGATCTTCGCCGAAAACGACGTGCGCGTGGCGAAACTGGGTGAAGATCAGATCCAGATGGCCCGTGAGATGTGCGCGCCAGAGTATGTGCCGGAGCCATGGGAGCAGTGGCGCGAGCGTCTGAACGGATGGGCCGGCGGTGCCGACACCTATCAAGAGATCTACGATGTCGCCCGTCAGATCCCAGCCGATACGCTGGCCGAGAACGTGGAGCCTCGCCGCTGGTGGCGCGGCTGATCTGCGACGCGGATCACCTTCATTGAGAAAAGCCTTGTCGGCGGCCCTTGGGTCGCCGCAAGTTTCTAAGACGCGGCGAAACGCCTGCAAAACGCAACTTTCACACGTCCGGGGAGGGACTGATGGGAGAGATTTTCACAGGCATGGACCAGATCATGGCGGCCTTCGCCGATGGCGACAGCTGGATGATCCGGGAAGCGCTGCGCGAGCCGGGCGCTTGGACGTTGGGGCTAATCCTGATGCTTCTGGGCGGTGTCATCGTCATGCTGATGTATCGCTATGTGCCGTTCATCGAGCGTCATCTCGAATCCTACACCATGGTCGTGTCGTACCTGACAATTGGGGGGATCATCTTCTTTGGGGTGATCCAGCGTTTCGTGCCGGGCATGTTGGGCATGGATTTCACCAATACGCCGCAGTGGTTGCGGCCCTGGGCCTGGACCACGTCCTTGCCGCCGTTCCTGTTCCTTGTGATGACGTGGGTGGGGTGCACTTATAACGTGAAGCTCCGCACGCATTTGTCGTTCAACGAGTTCCGCGCGAACATGGGCCGGCACGCCCAGATGGCGCTTCTGACCATGGACGCCTTGCTGTGGATGGGGTTCTCGTGGGTGGTTGTCGTGACGGGCAGCCGGGTCGTGGCCAATGCGGCCTCTAACTTCCAGATCGTGCCCGCAACCGATGGGTTGATGCAGTGGTGGTTCATTCTGGCCGTTCCGCTGTCGTTCGTGTTCCTCGTCGCAAGGGTGATGGAGAACTGGTTGCAGGACCTTGGGAATTATCGCTCCGGCAATGCGCTGATCGAGCAAGCCGTGATCGGAGGGGAATGATGTCTGACGGAACCCTTATCACGTTGCTGTCCTTGGGCGTCACGGCCCTGTTCATGCTGGGCGTACCGGTCTTCTTGGTGATCGGCTACTGGGTTATCGGCATGTCGTTCGTTCTGGGACTGCCCATCGACAACATTGCCGCCGCGCTCAGCCGCGTGTTCACCGATGGCTTTGCGCTTCTGGCGATGCCTTTGTTCATCCTGACCGGCGATCTCATAAACCGATCAGGCATTGCCCGAAGATTGACTGATTACGCCTACGCCTGTCTGGGCTGGATAAGAGGCGGGTTGGCCATGGCGGCGCTGGGGGCTTGCGGGCTTTTCGCGGCGATTTCGGGATCGAACTCGGCCACCACGGCGACCATCGGTTCCATGCTGCACCCCGAAATGGTGAAGGGCGGCTATGACGAGCGGTTCAGCGCGGCCACCGCAGCGGCGGGCGGTACGGTGGGGATCATCATTCCGCCGTCGATCATTTTCATCGTCTATGGCTTCTTGATGAACCTGCCCATCGGCGACCTGTTCATTGCGGGCATCATCCCGGGCGCGCTGATGGTCTTGGCGATGATGATCGCCTGCTTCGTGGTTTGCTTCAAGAACAAGTGGGGCATCATCACCAACCTGTCGATCGTGCGCGTATTCAAAACCGGTGTGGGCGCGTGGCTTGGCTTCTTCGCCATCGGCCTTGTGCTGTGGGGCATCTACACGGGCAAGTTCTCTCCGACCGAGGCGGCGGGCGTGACCGTAGGTTTCTGTGTGATCGTGGGTTTCGCTTGCCTTGCCATCACGAAGATCGTGGACCGCACCCATCCGGGTTTCGCGAAAAGGGAAGAGCGTCCCGTGGACGAACGTAGCCTTGGCGGCATGTTGGTCGTTCGCGGCTTCGGCCCACTGGAGTTGCCGTCGATTACGATGCGCTCGGCTCAGATCACCGGCATCCTTGCGCCACTGATCGCGGTTTCCGTGGTGATGCAGCAAATCCTGTCGGTGATGGGTGCTCAGGCATTCCTGACGGAATTCGTCACCTCGATGGGCGGCTATTATGCGGTGCTGTTCACAGCGATGGTGATTGTCTTCATCTCGGGTATGGTGCTGGAAAGCCTGCCCGTCACAATCATCCTTGCGCCGATCCTGGCCCCGATTGCCCACGATATTGGGGTGGAGCCTGTGCAATTTGCGGTGATCTTCCTGGTGGGCGCGTCGATCGGTTTCATCACGCCGCCCTATGGGTTGAACCTCTACGTAGCGTCTGGCGTTACGGGGGTGCCGTACTTCAAACTGTTGCGCTATACGTGGCCTTACCTGATCGCATTGATCTCGATCTGGATCATCGTGGCCCTGGTGCCCGCGCTTTCAACCGCGCTTCTGCCAGACCTGTAAGGAGATTAGGATGGACGGAGAGCGTCCCCGCGATACGATACCGACGAACCTCCGGCTTTTGATGGTGCTGGAGGAAGTAGCGCGCGTGGGTGTTCCGGTGACCCCGACCGAGGTGAATGCAAACCTCGAATTGCCCAAGCCGACGATCCACCGCCTTTTCGCCACACTGGAAGAAGAGGGTTTCTTGCAA
This window harbors:
- the dctP gene encoding TRAP transporter substrate-binding protein DctP, which produces MNASKALAQISRRDLMKLTGTYGVSSVVMGAATLTGAVTLPSLARAVESTYDRRYGTEAQHTLTLGAAGFNQRNLLVERAGVLEFARDLEERTDGAIRIEFIGDNQICGQLNCLEKAQLGVVDFYSASTQNSAGSAPYLNVLDYAYMFRSRADQYHFLYSPESQRLLRDPLEQRHGVKFLFSHAELRGLQMGASFAERDTVTTLEELFGTRNRVTGTQLGRIAMDLMNLNPTPIAWEETLDGLRQGLVDGAETWASAVAYANMSPVVSQSVDLKFFCGTEHTGMNAELFDSMGGELQDAIMESAYLTQVHVQAANEAALVNTVGHTDPPMPGTIFAENDVRVAKLGEDQIQMAREMCAPEYVPEPWEQWRERLNGWAGGADTYQEIYDVARQIPADTLAENVEPRRWWRG
- a CDS encoding TRAP transporter small permease subunit; this translates as MGEIFTGMDQIMAAFADGDSWMIREALREPGAWTLGLILMLLGGVIVMLMYRYVPFIERHLESYTMVVSYLTIGGIIFFGVIQRFVPGMLGMDFTNTPQWLRPWAWTTSLPPFLFLVMTWVGCTYNVKLRTHLSFNEFRANMGRHAQMALLTMDALLWMGFSWVVVVTGSRVVANAASNFQIVPATDGLMQWWFILAVPLSFVFLVARVMENWLQDLGNYRSGNALIEQAVIGGE
- a CDS encoding TRAP transporter large permease, with amino-acid sequence MSDGTLITLLSLGVTALFMLGVPVFLVIGYWVIGMSFVLGLPIDNIAAALSRVFTDGFALLAMPLFILTGDLINRSGIARRLTDYAYACLGWIRGGLAMAALGACGLFAAISGSNSATTATIGSMLHPEMVKGGYDERFSAATAAAGGTVGIIIPPSIIFIVYGFLMNLPIGDLFIAGIIPGALMVLAMMIACFVVCFKNKWGIITNLSIVRVFKTGVGAWLGFFAIGLVLWGIYTGKFSPTEAAGVTVGFCVIVGFACLAITKIVDRTHPGFAKREERPVDERSLGGMLVVRGFGPLELPSITMRSAQITGILAPLIAVSVVMQQILSVMGAQAFLTEFVTSMGGYYAVLFTAMVIVFISGMVLESLPVTIILAPILAPIAHDIGVEPVQFAVIFLVGASIGFITPPYGLNLYVASGVTGVPYFKLLRYTWPYLIALISIWIIVALVPALSTALLPDL
- a CDS encoding choline dehydrogenase codes for the protein MAEVSADYVIVGAGSAGCVLANRLSADSKNSVILLEAGGRDWNPWIHIPVGYFKTIHNPNVDWCYKTEPDPGLNGRSIEWPRGKVLGGSSSLNGLLYVRGQAQDYDRWRQMGNAGWAWDDVLPLFKRAERNERGADEYHGDQGPLSVSNMRIQRPITDAWVAAAQAAGYPFNPDYNGASQEGVGYFQLTSRNGRRCSAAVAYLNPVRGRTNLTIITHAQVDRVTLDGSRATGVSYTDRAGNSVTVKAGREVILCGGSINSPQLLMTSGIGEAAQLAEHGIDVAQNLYGVGKNLQDHLQARLVYKCNEPTLNDEVSSLVGQARIGLKYLMFRSGPMTMAASLATGFMRSRDDLETPDIQFHVQPLSAENPGKGADKFSAFTMSVCQLRPESRGEIRLRSANPRDYPKIIPRYLSTQTDRQTVVAGVNIARTIARHAPLTSKISEEFRPNPSLDINDYEATLDWARDHTASIYHPTGTCKMGQGEDAVVDARLRVHGITGLRVADCSIMPEIVSGNTNAPAIMIGEKASDMILEDLKTTS
- a CDS encoding Hint domain-containing protein; the encoded protein is MATINGNGSDNNLNGTSGDDEITGFAGNDTISGGGGDDIIDGGAPSLAPTPLDLNWNAQGGDGTNLAGGFTQNTGGINVGVSFTNDGGGTTAQVETDPTYVGSGESFNANSNLAIRGDGSADVWTVGLDFSSVGGSGFADEVENVSFRLHDIDQAGWQDVFTINAYDANGNLIPVVLTASGGDTVDGNTVTAGPGATGYSDPEGSVLVEIAGPVASIEIIYSNLGTSAQLGLVGDIQFDAVPTDDDVLSGNAGNDTITGGFGDDLLDGGADNDSLEGDTGNDTLLGGSGNDTLDGGAGQDSLVGGGGHDVMDGGTGHDTLNGGGGRDTLIGGDGDDSLVGGGGSDVLIGGEGADTLDGGNGNDIITAGGGDVVIGGEGGTDTNDQLIVNDVAEVVFDTLNPENGTVYFDDGSTATFTGIETLVVNGGPDGIVQGTQGDDVIDSSYSDTNLEKVDNNDGTLGTTGDQDAIEAGLGNDTVYAGEGDDSVQGGPSGPLPSAAENFSWVAEGTGTDVSGGVTQDTGIANITVNVTNDGALTQATTTGTTQYVEGAEPFDANSGLALAGNGGPDVATVDFASDVPLTDVSFRINDVDAGSWEDILTVNAYDADGNLVPVTLTSESAADVVSGQTVTGAGNDNPNEQAGSVLVEIAGPITSFEIIYENGSTGGQVAYLTDVHYTATENDDDVLHGDQGGDTIDGGAGDDVIFGDQLAINPADIPSGTGGTATSATFQNDSPYAVELAQVDNTGAVVSVITIPAGNSFTAPSTTQTNWLLLDPTNGDILQVYEAPADGSTQIFNSSGADSLMGGLGDDTISGDFGNDTIDGGAGNDSLSGGAGQDVFQFSDGFGTDTVDGGEAGDDLDTLDFSALSTGIDVLFDGDEQGTVSDTGSADSVEFTNIEQVDGTAQDDTIDAGASTADQTLIGNDGADSIVGGSGNDALYGDGGTSTPTNGTLIYADDFDNGNDGGWGTTPTDNTDPYFGSVLGRIEGTASATDIEAERTLNFDPAYNDAVIEFDFHRVDSWDNEEFQIYANGQEIFSDIFQHATDYTSGANTVTIDGVTYTVTLTSLGAPAQNGYTSGQSWSQDQSFRVRIEVENAPETLDLGFGSTLNQAVTDESYALDNFAVVSTNDTSIDPTDFIGANNDDTIEGGAGNDSIYGEEGNDSLSGGTGNDTLYGGAGDDVLDGGAGQDSLVGGQGADTLSGGDDADWIFGGSGDVIDGGEGGDDNDTLYLGDEGAVITYDSGNPENGSVLFSDGTTLTFSNIETIIPCFTPGSRVATERGTFKVEQLRVGDLIQTRDNGLQAIRWIGTKTLTQVDLAKAPHLRPVRIRKGALGAGVPNRDMEVSPQHRMLIEGVQAELLFGHDQVLVRAKHLLHLPGVEVVTTCERVTYIHVMCDAHEVICVDDAWTESFQPGDMVQNQEAREIFGDLLHVFPELGTEKGRENYVSARLSLKAHEAQLLTL